A region from the Desulfonatronum thioautotrophicum genome encodes:
- the lpxB gene encoding lipid-A-disaccharide synthase — translation MTAPQVWLNACEPSGDMHAASLAGALREQCPQIRLRGMGGEAMQAQQVELLLRMEGLSVMGVSEVVAYLPRIFGMWRTIRNALVRYKPDAIVLVDSPDFHFRVARMASALGIPVFYYISPQVWAWRQSRVAFLRRHVRRMFCILPFEPEFYRARGMAADFVGHPLMEELSRPDLQGIAPLPNLIGILPGSRKSEIQRMMPVFAQAAEMLLSDNPGLEFCVVKAPSVQEQLIREHCPVHLPLRFVEPTDRYATMRSCSLVLATSGTATLECALLQVPTIVAYRFSQLSFLVGVRLVRVPAISLANLILRRPVLPEFLQHQARPETIADQARSWLVKPEQMDLVRQELARLPDLLAMPDISSKALSSGAPHRPAAHRVAEMILGDLTCSA, via the coding sequence GGCATGGGTGGCGAGGCCATGCAAGCTCAGCAGGTCGAGTTGTTGCTGCGCATGGAGGGGCTCTCGGTCATGGGCGTTTCCGAAGTGGTCGCCTATCTTCCTCGGATTTTTGGAATGTGGCGGACAATTCGCAACGCGCTTGTTCGCTACAAGCCCGATGCGATTGTGCTGGTGGATTCTCCGGATTTTCACTTCCGGGTGGCCAGGATGGCATCAGCCCTGGGGATACCGGTCTTTTACTATATCAGTCCCCAGGTCTGGGCCTGGCGCCAGAGCCGGGTCGCGTTCCTGCGGCGGCACGTCCGGAGAATGTTCTGCATCCTGCCTTTTGAGCCGGAGTTCTATCGCGCACGGGGAATGGCCGCTGACTTTGTCGGTCACCCCCTGATGGAAGAGCTCTCAAGACCGGATCTTCAGGGTATCGCACCGCTTCCGAACCTGATCGGCATCCTGCCCGGTAGCCGCAAGTCTGAAATCCAGCGGATGATGCCGGTATTCGCGCAGGCAGCCGAGATGTTGCTTTCGGATAATCCGGGCCTGGAATTTTGCGTGGTCAAGGCTCCCAGTGTTCAAGAGCAGCTGATACGTGAGCACTGTCCGGTGCATTTGCCTCTGCGATTCGTCGAGCCCACGGATCGTTACGCGACCATGCGTTCCTGCTCCCTTGTCCTGGCCACCTCTGGAACCGCGACGCTGGAATGTGCCTTGCTCCAGGTGCCGACCATCGTGGCCTACCGGTTTTCTCAACTGAGTTTCCTGGTCGGCGTCCGTCTGGTGCGCGTACCAGCCATCAGCCTGGCCAATCTTATTCTTCGACGGCCAGTGCTGCCGGAGTTTTTGCAGCATCAAGCCCGGCCGGAAACGATTGCGGACCAGGCCAGGAGTTGGCTCGTAAAACCGGAACAGATGGATCTCGTTCGTCAGGAGTTGGCCCGGCTCCCCGATTTGCTGGCCATGCCCGACATCTCTTCCAAAGCGCTTTCCTCCGGCGCACCCCATCGCCCCGCGGCCCACCGGGTCGCCGAAATGATCCTCGGCGATCTCACCTGTTCAGCCTGA
- the lptA gene encoding lipopolysaccharide transport periplasmic protein LptA: MRRSMIFMAGILAMVFMATFGQAQDQVPVKILSDKMEYVQENNTVVFTGNVHVDREDFQIWSDRLTVFMESSGGQAQQGMGPDGSQDIEKLLAEGSVRIERDQQVGTSDKATYWTKRGVVVMEGNPVLQDGESSISGEVITYHLQDNRGVVEGGQRQRVQAIFSAPATP, translated from the coding sequence ATGCGACGATCAATGATTTTTATGGCAGGCATTCTGGCCATGGTCTTTATGGCCACCTTTGGCCAAGCCCAAGATCAGGTGCCGGTGAAGATTCTTTCGGACAAGATGGAGTACGTCCAGGAGAACAATACCGTCGTATTCACCGGCAATGTGCACGTTGACCGGGAGGACTTCCAGATTTGGAGTGACAGGCTGACGGTATTCATGGAATCAAGCGGAGGCCAGGCCCAACAAGGCATGGGCCCAGATGGTTCCCAAGACATTGAAAAGCTGCTCGCCGAGGGTTCTGTGCGCATCGAACGCGACCAGCAGGTGGGGACCAGCGACAAAGCCACCTACTGGACCAAGCGCGGAGTCGTGGTCATGGAGGGAAATCCGGTTCTGCAGGATGGTGAGAGCTCCATCAGTGGCGAGGTGATTACCTATCATTTGCAAGATAACCGTGGCGTGGTGGAAGGCGGCCAGCGTCAGCGTGTTCAGGCCATTTTTTCGGCACCAGCTACACCGTAG